A window from Thermanaeromonas sp. C210 encodes these proteins:
- a CDS encoding integrase core domain-containing protein, which yields MNELGTQHIPAHSPQAKGRIERSFQTLQERLVIELRLAGASTLEEANAVLKNFIERYNQKFAIPPANPVSAFRPIPSHLRLEHIFCWKEHRILNPGY from the coding sequence TTGAACGAGTTAGGGACCCAGCACATCCCCGCCCATTCCCCTCAGGCTAAAGGCCGCATCGAACGCTCCTTCCAGACCCTCCAGGAAAGGCTCGTCATTGAACTCCGCCTGGCTGGCGCTTCTACCCTGGAAGAGGCTAATGCCGTCCTTAAAAACTTTATCGAGCGCTATAACCAAAAGTTTGCTATACCCCCGGCTAACCCGGTTTCCGCTTTCCGCCCCATCCCCTCCCACTTGCGCCTGGAACATATCTTCTGCTGGAAGGAACACCGGATATTGAACCCCGGCTAT